In Verrucomicrobiota bacterium, one DNA window encodes the following:
- a CDS encoding DUF1080 domain-containing protein: MKTPLLALTLGLALAPRTFAADAKPEAGTYLTIEQARAAGPDIDLQGEYADAKLGAQVIAMGNATFRVVFHQGGLPGAGWDKSAKVEAESKRDGDNVTFTLPAGGKATLTKDSLTGMNDQKPFTLKKVSRASPTLGAKPPAGAVVLFDGTSFDAFAGGHEDDLKRRLLAPGTKTKRDDFQNFTLHCEFLLPFKPLGRGQGRANSGVYMQDRYEVQVLDSFGLKGQNNECGGLYSKTAPSVNMCFPPLVWQTYDIEFAAAKFDAEGKKTSNAVITVRHNGVVIHDKQEINGPTGGGKPESPQGGPIQLQGHGNPVFYRNVWVVVK; encoded by the coding sequence ATGAAGACTCCACTGCTCGCACTGACCCTAGGCCTCGCCCTGGCGCCGCGCACGTTCGCGGCGGACGCCAAACCAGAAGCGGGCACTTACCTCACAATCGAGCAAGCCCGCGCGGCCGGGCCTGACATTGACCTGCAGGGTGAATACGCCGACGCCAAGCTTGGCGCGCAGGTCATCGCGATGGGCAACGCCACATTTCGCGTCGTGTTCCATCAAGGCGGGTTGCCGGGCGCGGGTTGGGACAAGTCCGCGAAGGTCGAGGCCGAGTCCAAGCGTGACGGCGACAACGTGACCTTCACACTACCCGCGGGCGGGAAGGCGACACTCACCAAGGATTCGCTGACGGGCATGAACGACCAGAAGCCGTTCACACTGAAGAAGGTCAGCCGCGCGAGCCCGACCCTCGGCGCGAAGCCGCCCGCGGGAGCGGTCGTGCTTTTTGACGGCACGAGCTTCGACGCGTTTGCCGGCGGGCATGAGGACGATTTGAAGCGCCGGCTGCTCGCGCCGGGCACGAAGACGAAGCGCGATGACTTCCAAAACTTCACGCTGCATTGCGAGTTCCTGCTGCCGTTCAAGCCGCTTGGGCGCGGACAGGGCCGCGCGAACAGTGGCGTCTATATGCAGGATCGTTACGAAGTGCAGGTGCTCGACAGCTTCGGGCTCAAGGGTCAGAACAACGAGTGCGGCGGGCTCTATTCAAAGACGGCGCCAAGCGTGAACATGTGCTTCCCGCCACTTGTGTGGCAGACCTACGACATCGAGTTTGCGGCCGCGAAGTTCGACGCCGAAGGGAAGAAGACCAGCAACGCCGTCATCACCGTCCGGCACAACGGCGTCGTCATCCACGACAAGCAGGAGATCAACGGCCCCACGGGCGGCGGCAAACCCGAGTCACCGCAAGGCGGCCCCATCCAACTGCAGGGCCACGGGAACCCCGTCTTCTACCGAAACGTGTGGGTGGTGGTGAAGTAG
- a CDS encoding 2-dehydro-3-deoxyglucarate aldolase, which produces MRPNHVRAKLKRGEASLGTWLTLPDPVAARMMARVGFDWLTVEMEHTPIDIGCAAQMFAVIADSGPAPMARVPWNTGENFKRVLDNGAWGVVTPMVCSRAEAEAVVEGVRYHPLGNRSVGGQAHAVNFDTDPGTYYARANEEVLLVVMAEHVKAIEKADEILSVPGIDAVFIGPNDLLNSMGKKPAFDSEDKEFVDALAHIRATAKKHGVAPGIHVINVESAKRRRAEGFQFIAVGSEVAFMLAEARKTTSALGLELKREVARY; this is translated from the coding sequence ATGAGACCCAACCACGTCCGCGCCAAACTCAAACGCGGCGAAGCCTCCCTCGGCACCTGGCTCACGCTGCCCGACCCTGTCGCCGCGCGCATGATGGCGCGCGTGGGCTTCGACTGGCTCACCGTCGAGATGGAGCACACGCCGATCGACATCGGGTGCGCGGCGCAGATGTTCGCCGTCATCGCCGACAGCGGCCCCGCGCCGATGGCACGCGTGCCGTGGAACACGGGCGAGAACTTCAAGCGAGTGCTCGACAATGGCGCGTGGGGCGTCGTCACGCCGATGGTCTGCTCGCGCGCCGAGGCCGAGGCCGTCGTCGAGGGCGTGCGCTACCACCCGCTCGGCAACCGTTCCGTCGGCGGCCAGGCGCACGCGGTGAACTTCGACACCGACCCGGGCACCTATTACGCGCGCGCGAACGAGGAAGTCCTGCTCGTCGTGATGGCCGAGCACGTGAAGGCCATCGAGAAGGCCGACGAAATCCTGAGCGTCCCGGGCATCGACGCCGTGTTCATCGGCCCGAATGACCTGCTCAACTCGATGGGGAAGAAGCCCGCGTTTGACAGCGAGGACAAGGAGTTCGTGGACGCGCTCGCGCACATCCGCGCCACGGCGAAGAAACACGGCGTCGCGCCGGGCATCCACGTCATCAACGTGGAGAGCGCGAAACGCCGGCGGGCGGAGGGATTTCAATTCATCGCCGTGGGAAGCGAAGTGGCCTTCATGCTCGCCGAGGCCCGCAAAACGACCTCGGCGCTCGGGCTCGAATTGAAGCGGGAAGTGGCGCGCTACTGA
- a CDS encoding N-acetyltransferase family protein — translation MFTVRPAVREDCAGILEIYNDAVLHTTATYDYDISTLAQREAWFDDHAATDYPVFVATDAESRIVGWSALNRFRDRAGYRFTTENSVYVAADKRGLGIGRMLLPPLIGAANARGFRAIIAGIDADNDVSVRLHAKFGFVEVARLRQVGFKFGRWLDVIYMELLLPEAK, via the coding sequence ATGTTCACCGTCCGCCCGGCCGTGCGTGAAGACTGTGCGGGCATTCTCGAAATCTACAACGACGCCGTCCTGCACACGACGGCGACTTACGATTACGACATCTCCACGCTGGCGCAGCGCGAGGCGTGGTTCGACGACCACGCGGCGACGGATTATCCGGTGTTCGTCGCCACTGATGCCGAGAGTCGTATTGTGGGATGGAGCGCGCTGAACCGTTTCCGCGACCGCGCCGGCTACCGCTTCACGACGGAGAACTCGGTTTACGTCGCGGCGGACAAACGCGGGCTCGGCATCGGCCGGATGCTGCTGCCGCCGTTGATCGGGGCGGCGAACGCGCGCGGGTTTCGCGCGATCATCGCCGGGATCGACGCGGACAACGACGTGAGCGTGCGGTTGCACGCGAAGTTCGGCTTCGTGGAAGTGGCGCGGCTGCGGCAGGTGGGCTTCAAGTTCGGCCGCTGGCTCGACGTGATTTACATGGAGCTGCTGCTGCCGGAGGCGAAGTGA
- a CDS encoding SDR family NAD(P)-dependent oxidoreductase, whose protein sequence is MNVVVTGGAGFIGSHVCERLLREGHSVCAFDDLNDFYPPAIKQQALRNLQALARPFTFVQGDITDRDAVEELFGSERFDQVIHLAARAGVRPSLAEPALYQRVNVEGTVNVLEAARSRGVKKFTIASSSSVYGVNARVPFSESDPIFSAISPYAASKLACEALGHVYHHVYGFDVAMLRFFTVYGPRQRPDLAIHKFASLIQAGKPIPVFGDGSTARDYTYVTDTIEGILACTRREFGFEIFNLGESQTVTLSRLIELLEFSLGRKAVLDRQPLQPGDVPVTFADISKARARLDYNPRVKIEDGIPKFIEWFRTSPRP, encoded by the coding sequence GTGAATGTTGTGGTCACCGGCGGGGCGGGCTTCATCGGGTCGCACGTGTGCGAGCGGTTGCTGCGCGAGGGGCATTCCGTCTGCGCGTTCGACGACTTGAACGACTTCTATCCGCCCGCGATCAAGCAGCAGGCGTTGCGCAACCTGCAGGCCCTCGCACGGCCGTTTACATTCGTGCAGGGCGACATCACCGACCGCGATGCCGTCGAGGAACTCTTCGGGAGCGAGCGATTCGACCAAGTCATCCATCTCGCCGCGCGCGCCGGGGTGCGGCCGAGCCTCGCGGAGCCGGCACTTTACCAGCGCGTGAACGTCGAGGGCACGGTGAACGTGCTCGAAGCCGCGCGCAGCCGCGGCGTGAAGAAGTTCACCATCGCCAGCTCGTCGTCCGTTTACGGCGTGAATGCCAGGGTGCCGTTCTCGGAGTCGGACCCGATCTTCAGCGCGATCTCGCCTTATGCGGCGAGCAAGCTCGCGTGTGAGGCGCTCGGCCACGTGTATCACCACGTTTACGGATTTGATGTGGCGATGCTGCGGTTCTTCACCGTGTATGGCCCGCGGCAGCGGCCGGACCTTGCGATCCACAAGTTTGCGTCGCTCATCCAGGCGGGGAAGCCGATCCCGGTCTTCGGGGACGGCTCGACGGCGCGCGACTACACCTACGTGACGGATACGATCGAGGGCATCCTCGCCTGCACGCGGCGCGAGTTTGGATTCGAGATCTTCAACCTCGGCGAATCGCAGACCGTGACGCTGAGCCGGTTGATTGAGTTGCTCGAGTTTTCGCTCGGCAGGAAGGCGGTGCTCGACCGGCAGCCATTGCAACCGGGCGACGTGCCGGTCACGTTTGCGGACATCTCGAAAGCCCGCGCGCGGCTCGACTACAACCCGCGCGTGAAGATCGAGGACGGCATCCCGAAATTCATCGAGTGGTTCCGGACCTCGCCGCGGCCTTGA
- a CDS encoding MoxR family ATPase, producing MAATDTALAQKLHQAYAAVTAEVAKVIVGQDAVMEQILIAIFARSHCLLEGVPGLAKTYMIKTLSEALHLSFRRVQFTPDLMPADITGTDVIQEDPINGRRNLMFLKGPIFAQMILADEINRSPPKTQAALLEAMQEHSVTVGGQTYKLDEPFFVLATQNPIEQEGTYPLPEAQKDRFMFHVKVDYPTRDQEREIIQRTTSAYSADVSAVITGEDVLQIQQIVRKVPVPDHVMDFVLDLVRKARPAGDDTLPFTKDLIAWGPGPRACQQLVLGGKVRALLRGRFHVNVDDIEALAYPVLRHRIVPTFNAEAEGIAVDDIVMRILESTPKGEAQAVI from the coding sequence ATGGCCGCGACCGACACCGCGCTCGCGCAGAAACTCCATCAGGCTTACGCCGCCGTCACCGCCGAGGTCGCCAAGGTCATCGTCGGCCAGGACGCCGTGATGGAGCAAATCCTCATCGCGATCTTCGCACGCAGCCACTGCCTGCTCGAGGGCGTGCCCGGCCTTGCCAAGACCTACATGATCAAGACGCTTTCCGAGGCGTTGCACCTTTCATTCCGGCGAGTGCAGTTCACGCCCGACCTCATGCCCGCGGACATCACCGGCACGGACGTGATTCAGGAAGACCCCATCAACGGGCGCCGCAATCTCATGTTCCTCAAGGGGCCGATCTTCGCGCAGATGATCCTCGCGGACGAAATCAACCGCTCGCCGCCGAAGACCCAGGCCGCGCTGCTCGAGGCGATGCAGGAACACAGCGTCACCGTCGGCGGGCAAACCTACAAACTGGACGAACCCTTCTTCGTCCTCGCGACTCAGAACCCGATCGAGCAGGAAGGCACGTATCCGCTGCCCGAGGCGCAGAAGGACCGCTTCATGTTTCACGTGAAAGTGGACTACCCCACGCGCGACCAGGAACGCGAGATCATCCAGCGCACCACCAGCGCCTACTCGGCGGACGTCTCGGCCGTAATCACCGGCGAGGATGTCCTCCAAATCCAGCAGATCGTCCGCAAGGTGCCCGTGCCGGATCACGTCATGGACTTTGTGCTCGACCTCGTGCGCAAAGCGCGCCCCGCCGGCGACGACACGCTGCCCTTCACGAAGGACCTCATCGCATGGGGCCCCGGCCCGCGCGCGTGCCAGCAACTCGTGCTTGGAGGCAAGGTGCGCGCGCTCCTGCGCGGGCGCTTCCACGTGAACGTGGACGACATCGAGGCGCTCGCGTATCCCGTCCTCCGGCACCGCATCGTGCCCACCTTCAACGCCGAGGCCGAGGGCATCGCCGTGGACGACATCGTCATGCGCATCCTCGAATCCACGCCGAAAGGCGAGGCACAGGCGGTGATTTGA
- a CDS encoding dihydrofolate reductase: MKAIAAMAENRVIGAGDRIPWHLPDDFKWFKRATTGHVVVMGRKTFESIGRPLPHRDTIVLSRSGFAHPGVRTVANLDELPALTAGREVFICGGAELYRLALPRCTELLLTHVSRTVEGDTFFPPFEDDFDRVEVVLEHPEFKVIRYRNRRLALQG, encoded by the coding sequence ATGAAGGCCATCGCCGCCATGGCGGAAAACCGAGTCATCGGCGCGGGCGATCGCATCCCGTGGCACTTGCCGGACGATTTCAAGTGGTTCAAACGCGCGACCACCGGCCACGTGGTCGTGATGGGACGCAAGACGTTTGAGTCCATTGGCAGGCCGCTGCCCCATCGCGACACCATCGTGCTGAGCCGCTCCGGCTTCGCGCACCCCGGCGTGCGCACCGTCGCGAACCTCGACGAACTTCCCGCGCTCACCGCCGGACGCGAGGTCTTCATCTGCGGCGGCGCGGAGCTTTACCGGCTGGCGCTGCCACGCTGCACGGAACTGCTCCTCACCCACGTCTCCCGCACCGTCGAAGGCGACACGTTTTTCCCGCCGTTCGAGGACGACTTCGACCGCGTCGAGGTCGTGCTCGAACATCCCGAGTTCAAAGTCATCCGCTATCGCAACCGCCGGCTTGCGTTGCAGGGTTGA
- a CDS encoding DUF1501 domain-containing protein, translated as AAGGGIKPGITHGESDDLAMNVAKDPVHVHDFQATLLHLLGIDHERLTYKFQGRNFRLTDVHGELVKGILA; from the coding sequence GGCCGCGGGCGGCGGCATCAAGCCCGGCATCACCCACGGCGAATCCGACGACCTCGCGATGAACGTCGCGAAAGACCCCGTCCACGTTCACGACTTCCAAGCCACACTCCTGCACTTGCTCGGCATTGATCACGAGCGACTGACCTACAAATTCCAGGGCCGCAACTTCCGCCTCACGGACGTCCACGGCGAGCTGGTGAAGGGCATCCTCGCCTGA
- a CDS encoding DUF1501 domain-containing protein: MLHLQNGPWSQTCNGVSRRSALKAGFCGLLGLTTADLLRLRASGAASRTNKSVILIWLDGGPSHMDTYDPKPDAPLEYRGPWKAIDTNVPGIQLSATLPLHAKLADKMVFVRSMHHKNGDHFAAGHWMLTGRYGSHANDLPQKYPSVGSYISRVRGPNKPGVPAYVGLPAAQTIYLFPGYQGSAYLGAAHNPFDVNTAQKYLGATQTNIEKPKILENAAGDTNRIQGRVNLLGQIDHFRRDLDRSGTLDAMDAYNQQAVELVLGNRAREAFDIEKESAATRDNYGRTAWGHYTLMARRLVEAGVSFVTVDMPHWDDHSNIEVGHGKKLEIMDKAVAALIGDLSDRSMLDDVLVMVMGEFGRTPKMNNGQPGISIPGRDHWGDVFSVMLAGGGLRGGQVVGASNDKGEYPSDRPIVPGDVLATVYHVMGIDYHQTFLDNAGRPVHMLEKGEPIREVI, translated from the coding sequence ATGCTCCATCTCCAGAACGGCCCTTGGTCGCAGACCTGCAACGGCGTCTCTCGCCGCAGCGCGCTCAAGGCCGGCTTCTGCGGCTTGCTCGGATTGACCACCGCCGACTTGCTTCGCCTCCGCGCGTCCGGAGCCGCCTCGCGCACCAACAAGTCCGTCATCCTCATCTGGCTCGACGGCGGCCCGAGCCACATGGACACCTACGATCCGAAGCCGGACGCCCCGCTCGAATATCGTGGCCCGTGGAAGGCGATCGACACAAACGTCCCCGGCATCCAACTCTCCGCCACACTCCCGCTCCACGCGAAGCTCGCGGACAAAATGGTCTTCGTGCGCTCAATGCATCACAAAAACGGCGACCACTTCGCCGCCGGCCACTGGATGCTCACGGGTCGTTACGGCTCGCACGCAAACGACCTCCCGCAGAAGTATCCCTCCGTCGGCTCCTACATCTCGCGCGTGCGCGGGCCGAACAAACCCGGCGTGCCTGCTTACGTCGGCCTGCCCGCGGCGCAGACGATTTACCTCTTTCCCGGCTACCAAGGCTCGGCGTATCTCGGCGCGGCTCACAATCCGTTCGACGTGAACACCGCGCAGAAATACCTCGGCGCCACGCAGACCAACATCGAGAAGCCGAAGATCCTCGAAAACGCCGCCGGCGACACGAATCGCATCCAGGGCCGCGTCAACCTGCTCGGCCAGATTGACCACTTCCGCCGCGACCTCGACCGCAGCGGCACGCTCGACGCAATGGATGCTTACAACCAGCAGGCCGTTGAACTCGTCCTCGGCAACCGCGCGCGCGAAGCCTTCGACATCGAGAAGGAATCCGCGGCGACCCGCGACAACTACGGCCGCACCGCGTGGGGCCATTACACGCTCATGGCACGAAGACTCGTCGAGGCCGGCGTCTCCTTCGTCACCGTGGACATGCCGCACTGGGACGACCACTCGAACATCGAGGTCGGCCACGGCAAGAAACTCGAGATCATGGACAAAGCCGTCGCCGCGCTCATCGGCGACCTTTCCGACCGCTCGATGCTCGACGACGTGCTCGTGATGGTGATGGGTGAGTTTGGCCGCACGCCGAAAATGAACAACGGCCAACCCGGCATTTCCATCCCCGGCCGCGACCATTGGGGCGACGTGTTCAGCGTGATGCTTGCGGGCGGCGGCCTGCGCGGCGGACAGGTCGTCGGCGCCAGCAACGACAAGGGAGAATATCCAAGCGACCGCCCCATCGTTCCCGGCGACGTCCTCGCGACCGTCTACCACGTCATGGGCATCGACTATCATCAGACCTTCCTCGACAACGCCGGACGCCCGGTCCACATGCTGGAAAAGGGCGAGCCCATCCGCGAAGTCATCTGA
- a CDS encoding hydroxyacid dehydrogenase gives MSWNILITARTLDEVGKGAIALLEGAGCKLTFPATFGPHPAETLLPLLEGHDACFASMDKFTADVLASPRAAQLKCISRWGVGYDAIDVPAATRNGIVVAFTPGLLNDAVADFAFALLLAVARNVHIGHLDMNNGVWRGAWGHDVHGKTLGILGCGRIGLAMARRAAGFDMKVIAHDIAPNPDAAKFGIRFVTLDELLGQSDFLSLHAALTPQSRGLIGEAQLRKMKPTAYLINTGRGALVDEAALAKILRERVIAGAALDAFVQEPLPAENVFRGLPNVLLTPHLASFARGTGEKVSMTAAQSIVDLMHGKRPAMVVNPDVFNSPALRAKAS, from the coding sequence ATGTCCTGGAACATCCTCATCACCGCCCGCACGCTCGACGAAGTCGGCAAGGGCGCCATCGCCCTGCTCGAGGGCGCCGGTTGCAAGCTCACGTTTCCGGCAACGTTCGGCCCGCATCCGGCCGAGACGCTGCTGCCGCTGCTCGAGGGCCACGACGCGTGCTTCGCGAGCATGGACAAGTTCACCGCCGACGTGCTCGCATCGCCTCGCGCCGCGCAGCTCAAGTGCATCTCGCGCTGGGGCGTCGGCTACGACGCGATTGACGTGCCGGCCGCGACGAGGAACGGCATCGTGGTCGCGTTCACGCCCGGCCTGCTCAACGACGCGGTCGCGGACTTCGCCTTCGCGCTGCTCTTGGCCGTCGCGCGCAACGTCCACATCGGCCACCTCGACATGAACAACGGCGTCTGGCGCGGCGCGTGGGGACACGACGTCCACGGCAAGACTCTGGGCATCCTCGGCTGCGGGCGCATCGGGCTGGCCATGGCGCGGCGTGCGGCGGGCTTCGACATGAAGGTCATCGCGCACGACATCGCGCCGAATCCGGACGCCGCGAAGTTCGGCATCCGGTTTGTGACGCTCGATGAACTGCTCGGTCAGAGTGATTTCCTTTCGCTGCACGCCGCGCTCACGCCGCAAAGCCGCGGGCTCATCGGGGAGGCGCAGTTGAGGAAGATGAAGCCGACCGCCTACCTCATCAACACAGGCCGCGGCGCGCTTGTGGACGAGGCGGCGCTGGCGAAGATTCTCCGCGAGCGTGTCATCGCCGGCGCGGCGCTCGACGCGTTCGTGCAGGAGCCGCTCCCCGCCGAGAACGTGTTCCGCGGCCTGCCCAACGTGCTGCTCACGCCGCACCTCGCGAGCTTCGCCCGCGGCACCGGCGAGAAAGTGAGCATGACCGCCGCACAATCCATCGTGGACCTGATGCACGGGAAGCGCCCGGCGATGGTCGTCAACCCGGATGTCTTCAATTCGCCGGCGCTGCGGGCGAAAGCCAGCTAA
- a CDS encoding phosphoribosylaminoimidazolesuccinocarboxamide synthase codes for MNDDPLLQVEIPGLNKLRSGKVREIFDLGDALLFVASDRISAFDVIMPNGIPRKGEVLTQVSNFWFDQTEKLVPNHRLARAADPLAVPALAALHPGIAAQIARRSMIVKKAEPLAIECVVRGYLAGSGWKEYKSQGTVCGIRLPAGLEESAELPEPIFTPATKAQTGHDENISFDAAAKLVGADIAGRARDLSLHLYNFARDYARQRGIIIADTKFEFGMSGGGLVLIDEVLTPDSSRFWPADRYEPGRGQPSFDKQFVRDYLETLDWNKQPPGPVLPADIVAKTTAKYLEAYQRLTGKTL; via the coding sequence ATGAATGACGATCCGTTGTTGCAGGTGGAGATTCCCGGGCTGAACAAGCTGCGCAGCGGCAAGGTGCGCGAGATCTTCGACCTCGGGGACGCGCTGCTGTTCGTCGCGAGCGACCGCATCTCCGCGTTCGACGTCATCATGCCCAACGGCATCCCTCGCAAGGGCGAAGTGCTCACGCAGGTGTCGAACTTCTGGTTCGACCAGACGGAGAAACTCGTTCCCAACCACCGGCTCGCGCGCGCCGCCGACCCGCTCGCCGTCCCGGCCTTGGCCGCGCTTCACCCGGGCATCGCCGCGCAGATTGCACGCCGCAGCATGATCGTGAAGAAGGCGGAGCCGCTCGCCATCGAGTGCGTCGTGCGTGGTTACCTCGCGGGCTCGGGCTGGAAGGAATACAAATCGCAGGGAACCGTGTGCGGCATCCGTCTGCCCGCAGGCTTGGAGGAATCCGCCGAGCTGCCCGAGCCGATCTTCACACCCGCGACGAAGGCGCAGACGGGGCACGACGAAAACATTTCGTTCGACGCCGCGGCGAAGCTCGTCGGCGCGGACATCGCGGGTCGCGCGCGCGACTTGAGCCTGCACCTCTATAACTTCGCACGCGACTACGCGCGGCAGCGGGGCATCATCATCGCGGACACCAAATTTGAATTCGGAATGTCCGGCGGCGGGTTGGTGCTGATTGACGAGGTGCTCACGCCCGACTCGTCGCGCTTCTGGCCGGCGGACCGCTACGAGCCGGGGCGCGGCCAGCCGAGCTTCGACAAGCAGTTTGTGCGCGACTACCTCGAGACGCTCGACTGGAACAAACAGCCGCCCGGCCCCGTGCTGCCCGCGGACATTGTCGCGAAGACGACGGCGAAGTATCTTGAGGCGTATCAGCGGTTGACGGGGAAGACGCTGTAG
- a CDS encoding aminotransferase class I/II-fold pyridoxal phosphate-dependent enzyme, with the protein MKTELLPVPSAKPGRFSAAPSRLSLSLADERDREEIYRHRHEVFARELGQHAPNATGRLRDALDDFNVYLVARSDGEIAGFISITPPGRTYSMDKYVARGRLPFAVDSRLHEIRLLTVLQPHRGRELAVLLMYAAFRWVESHGGTRIMAIGRREVLDLYLRGGLLPANISVQSGAVTFDVLHATVDAVREQATALAGLLDRVEGKTDWQLSFPFRKPAACFHGGAFFDAIGPTFDTLDRRHAIVNADVLDAWFPPSPAVLDALNAHLPWLLRTSPPTGCEGLIETIAHARGVAPENILPGGGSSDLIFRALRHWLTPASNALILDPTYGEYAHVLEKVIGCTVDRLTLSRRDGFAVDLARLEAAFADRYDLVVLVNPNSPTGRNIPRAALEALLLGVPQRTRVWVDETYVDYAGAGESLEAFAARSGNVIVCKSMSKVYALSGARAAYLCAGAHQLEALRAITPPWVVSLPAQVAAVRALQDADYYAARYAETHQLRTALEADLRALGLEVLPGIANFVLCQLPESGPRAGEVVKNCRSRGVFLRDAAAMGSQLGTHALRVAVKSAEENVRIVEAIRTALRAA; encoded by the coding sequence ATGAAAACTGAACTGCTTCCTGTCCCATCCGCCAAGCCGGGCCGTTTCTCCGCCGCGCCTTCGCGCCTCTCGCTGTCCCTCGCCGATGAGCGCGACCGCGAGGAAATCTACCGTCACCGTCACGAAGTCTTCGCGCGCGAACTCGGCCAGCATGCGCCCAACGCCACCGGCCGGCTGCGCGACGCACTCGACGATTTCAACGTGTATCTCGTGGCCAGGTCGGACGGCGAGATCGCGGGATTCATCAGCATCACGCCACCGGGCCGGACTTATTCGATGGACAAATACGTCGCGCGCGGGCGGCTGCCATTCGCCGTGGACTCGCGACTGCATGAAATCCGGTTGCTCACCGTTTTGCAGCCGCATCGCGGGCGCGAATTGGCCGTGCTGCTGATGTATGCGGCTTTTCGCTGGGTGGAATCGCACGGCGGCACGCGCATCATGGCCATCGGCCGGCGCGAAGTGCTCGATCTATACCTGCGCGGCGGCCTCCTGCCCGCGAACATCTCCGTGCAGTCCGGGGCGGTCACTTTCGACGTGCTGCACGCGACCGTGGACGCCGTGCGCGAGCAGGCGACGGCACTCGCCGGACTGCTCGACCGCGTCGAGGGCAAGACGGACTGGCAGCTCAGTTTTCCCTTCCGCAAACCCGCGGCGTGCTTCCACGGCGGCGCGTTTTTCGACGCCATCGGGCCGACGTTCGACACGCTCGACCGGCGCCACGCGATTGTGAACGCCGATGTGCTGGACGCGTGGTTTCCGCCATCGCCCGCGGTGCTCGACGCGCTGAACGCGCATTTGCCGTGGCTGCTGCGCACGTCGCCGCCGACGGGTTGCGAAGGCTTGATCGAAACGATCGCGCACGCGCGCGGCGTCGCGCCCGAGAACATCCTGCCGGGCGGCGGCTCATCCGACCTCATCTTCCGCGCGCTGCGCCACTGGCTCACGCCCGCCTCGAACGCGCTCATCCTCGATCCGACTTACGGCGAATACGCGCATGTGCTCGAGAAGGTCATCGGTTGCACGGTGGACCGGCTCACACTTTCGCGACGCGACGGCTTCGCCGTGGACCTCGCGCGGCTTGAAGCGGCATTCGCGGATCGCTACGACCTCGTGGTGCTTGTGAACCCAAACAGCCCGACCGGCCGGAACATTCCGCGCGCGGCGCTCGAAGCGTTGCTCCTCGGCGTGCCGCAGCGCACGCGCGTGTGGGTGGACGAAACCTACGTGGACTACGCGGGCGCGGGCGAGTCGCTCGAGGCCTTCGCGGCCCGGTCCGGGAACGTGATCGTCTGCAAGTCCATGTCGAAGGTCTACGCGCTCAGCGGGGCGCGCGCGGCGTATCTGTGCGCGGGCGCGCATCAGCTCGAGGCGTTGCGCGCGATCACGCCGCCGTGGGTTGTGAGCCTGCCGGCGCAAGTCGCCGCGGTGCGCGCTTTGCAGGACGCGGACTACTACGCGGCGCGTTACGCCGAGACCCACCAACTGCGCACGGCGCTTGAAGCGGACTTGCGCGCGCTCGGTCTGGAAGTGCTGCCCGGCATCGCGAACTTCGTCTTGTGTCAATTGCCCGAGTCCGGCCCGCGCGCGGGCGAAGTGGTGAAGAACTGCCGCAGCCGCGGGGTATTCCTGCGCGACGCCGCGGCGATGGGCTCGCAACTCGGCACGCACGCACTGCGCGTCGCGGTGAAAAGTGCAGAGGAGAATGTGCGGATCGTGGAGGCGATTCGCACGGCATTGCGGGCAGCGTGA